Genomic window (Fusobacterium perfoetens):
CTTAAAGCTGCCGGAATAAAAGACAGTATTATAGGAAGACTTATGAAAGAACTGGAAAATTATCAGGATATTTTTTTGCTTGATAGAAATCAGCTGAAAAAATATTTTAAGATAGATGATGAGACAGTTAATATTATATATGAGTCAAGAAATGCAGATTTTTCAGAAGAATTTAAAAAACTTGAAAAATTAAATATAAAAGTTATTTCTATGAAAGATGAAAAATATCCAGAAAGATTAAAACAAATTGCACAGCCTCCAGTCTTTCTTTATTACAGAGGAGATATATCTCTTGCAGGAAAAGAAAAGATAATAGCTGTTGTAGGTACAAGAAAACCTACTGTATATGGAAAAAATTCTTGTGAAAGAATAGTAGATGAACTTACAGAAGGAGATGTTACAACAATAAGTGGGCTTGCTCTTGGAATTGATACTGTTTGTCATAAAAGAACTCTTCAAAAAGGAGGAAAAACAATAGCTGTTGTAGGTTCAGGACTTGATGTTGTATATCCTTATGAGAATAAAAAATATTGGGAAGAAATTGGAGAAAAAGGACTTCTTCTTTCTGAATTCCCTCCTGAAACCCCTCCCAATGCTTATAATTTTCCAAGAAGAAACAGAATAATTGCAGGACTTTCAAGAGGGGTTGCCGTTATAGAAAGTAAATCAAAGGGAGGAAGTCTTATTACAGCTTATCTTGCTTTAGAAGAGGGAAGAGATGTATTTGCAGTTCCAGGGGATATTTTTTCTCCTGCTTCAGAAGGAACAAATGAACTTATAAAAAAATCAGAAGCAAAGCTTATAACTTCTGGAAAAGATATTCTTGATGAATTTGGATGGAATATTTTAAATGAAGAAAAAGAGGAAAAATTGTGTAAATTTTCTATGACAGAAGAAGAATATAAAATTTATGAAATTTTAAATGTTGAAAAAAACCTTGATGAAATAATTTTAGAAAGCGGAATAAAAGCTGGAAATTTACTGGCACTCCTTATGGAAATGGAGATTAAAGGAATTGTTTCAAGTATCTCAGGGGGAAAATATAGAAGAAAAAAGTGATAAAAAGGTAAAGAAATATTGATTTTTTAATATTCTTCTACTATAATTAAACAAGAAGTTTCATTATATATGTTATAATGATATATATCAAAAAGAAAAGTTTCTGAAAAAGACAGAAAATTATAATAAAATGTGTGGAAGGGATAGAATAATGGCAAGAAAAAAATCACCAAAGAAAAACTTAGTAATAGTTGAGTCCCCAGCTAAAGCAAAAACAATAGAAAAAATATTAGGAAGTAATTTTAATGTAACAGCTTCCTTCGGACATATAAGAGATTTGCCTAAAAGCACACTTGGAGTGGATATTGAAAATGGTTTTAAGCCTAATTACTCAACTATAAGAGGAAAGGGAGAGATAACAAAAGCACTTAAAGAACTTGCAAAAAAATCAGATAAAATATATCTTGCTTCCGATCCAGATAGAGAGGGAGAGGCAATAGCATGGCATATAGCCCATACTTTAAAGCTTGATGAAAATGAAAATAACAGAATAGAGTTTAATGAGATTACTTCATCAGCTATAAGAGAAGCTATAAAACATCCAAGAAAGATAGATACAGATAAAGTAAATGCTCAGCAAACAAGAAGAATTTTAGATAGACTTGTAGGGTATGGTATAAGCCCTCTTTTATGGAAAACAATATCAGCTAATACAAGTGCAGGAAGAGTTCAGTCAGTTGCTCTTAAACTTATCTGTGAGCTTGAAGACACTATAAAAAACTTTGTTCCAGAAAAATTTTGGGATATTAAAGGGAAATTTAATGATAACCTTGAACTTCTTCTTTATAAAATTGATGATGAAAAGATTGATAAATTAAAAGATGAAAGTTTAGTTAAAAGAGTTCAGACTTTGGAAAAAGAAAAATTTCTTGTAGAAAATGCTAAAGTAAACAAGAAAGTAAAAAATCCTCCTCTGCCTTTAAAAACAAGCACTCTTCAACAGCTTGCATCATCATATCTTGGTTTTGCTGCTTCAAAAACAATGAGAGTTGCTCAGGGACTTTATGAGGGGATAAATATAGAAGGAACTCATAAAGGGCTTATAACATATATGAGAACAGACTCAACAAGAATATCAGAAGAAGCAAAAGAAATGGCAAAAGATTATATTCTTAAGAATTTAGGAAAAGAATATTTAGGAAAGGATACACCTAAAAAGTCTGAAAAAAAACAAGAGAATGTTCAAGATGCTCACGAAGGTATAAGACCTACTGATATAAATTATCATCCAAAAGATTTACAAAAATACCTTGATAAAGACCAAATGAAACTTTATACACTTATCTGGGAAAGATTTTTAATTTCTCAGCTTGCACCTATGAAATATGATCAGTTTGAATTAATATGTGGTAAAGATAATGTTCAATTTAGAGGAGTTTTAAATAAAATAACTTTTGATGGATATTATAAAATATTTAAAGAAGAAGATGAAATACCTGTGGGAGATTTTCCAGATATAAAAACAGGTGATAATATGACTTTAACAAGCCTTGAAATAAAAGAAGATTATACAAAACCTCCTGCAAGACTTACAGAGTCATCTCTTATTAAAAAACTTGAATCTGACGGAATAGGAAGACCTTCAACTTATGCAACAATTATAGATACTCTTAAGAAGAGAGAATATGTGTCTCTTAAAGGAAAAAGTTTCGTTCCTACACAGCTTGGATATGAAGTTAAATATGTTTTGAATGAGCATTTCCAAGATATAATGAATGAGAAATTCACTGCTGATCTTGAAAATAAACTTGATGAAATAGCCGAAGGAAAAGAAAACTGGCAGAAAATTCTTGAAAATTTCTATAAGGGACTTTCTAAAAATATAGAGAAATATAAAGCTGAAGTTGAAAAAGATGAAAATAAAGTGATTGTTTCAGATGTAAAATGTCCTTGTGGAAGAGGATATATGATATTAAAGAATGGAAGATTTGGAAGATATCTTGCATGTGAACATGAAG
Coding sequences:
- the dprA gene encoding DNA-processing protein DprA, giving the protein MEWYRLKAAGIKDSIIGRLMKELENYQDIFLLDRNQLKKYFKIDDETVNIIYESRNADFSEEFKKLEKLNIKVISMKDEKYPERLKQIAQPPVFLYYRGDISLAGKEKIIAVVGTRKPTVYGKNSCERIVDELTEGDVTTISGLALGIDTVCHKRTLQKGGKTIAVVGSGLDVVYPYENKKYWEEIGEKGLLLSEFPPETPPNAYNFPRRNRIIAGLSRGVAVIESKSKGGSLITAYLALEEGRDVFAVPGDIFSPASEGTNELIKKSEAKLITSGKDILDEFGWNILNEEKEEKLCKFSMTEEEYKIYEILNVEKNLDEIILESGIKAGNLLALLMEMEIKGIVSSISGGKYRRKK
- the topA gene encoding type I DNA topoisomerase produces the protein MARKKSPKKNLVIVESPAKAKTIEKILGSNFNVTASFGHIRDLPKSTLGVDIENGFKPNYSTIRGKGEITKALKELAKKSDKIYLASDPDREGEAIAWHIAHTLKLDENENNRIEFNEITSSAIREAIKHPRKIDTDKVNAQQTRRILDRLVGYGISPLLWKTISANTSAGRVQSVALKLICELEDTIKNFVPEKFWDIKGKFNDNLELLLYKIDDEKIDKLKDESLVKRVQTLEKEKFLVENAKVNKKVKNPPLPLKTSTLQQLASSYLGFAASKTMRVAQGLYEGINIEGTHKGLITYMRTDSTRISEEAKEMAKDYILKNLGKEYLGKDTPKKSEKKQENVQDAHEGIRPTDINYHPKDLQKYLDKDQMKLYTLIWERFLISQLAPMKYDQFELICGKDNVQFRGVLNKITFDGYYKIFKEEDEIPVGDFPDIKTGDNMTLTSLEIKEDYTKPPARLTESSLIKKLESDGIGRPSTYATIIDTLKKREYVSLKGKSFVPTQLGYEVKYVLNEHFQDIMNEKFTADLENKLDEIAEGKENWQKILENFYKGLSKNIEKYKAEVEKDENKVIVSDVKCPCGRGYMILKNGRFGRYLACEHEDCKEKFSLKGIDIPMEDIQTGKIYVNDILKEKLDAKRGKTTDVRTPEGAVMLLKLGRFGSYLESENYASDNIREPLPSEIRKLLAQGSVEEKDGVVLLNEKIKAIKDEENKILSKAGVCEKCGKPFKIGRGRWGRFLACTGYPECKNIKKIDAEGNIIETKEKTKKK